A genomic segment from Peribacillus sp. ACCC06369 encodes:
- a CDS encoding biotin/lipoate A/B protein ligase family protein produces MTKEKWGFIDSGNCSPAFNMAMDEALLNWQSKGEIPPIIRFYGWDPATLSIGYFQKAEAEIDMEEVKRQGLGFVRRPTGGRAVLHEHELTYSVIVPESYPGMPTTVTEAYRVISEGILMGFRNLGLDAYFAVPRTEQEKAALKAPKSSVCFDAPSWYELVVEGRKVAGSAQTRQKGVILQHGAILLELDDEKLFSVFKFSNDRVKERMQKNLKNKAVAMNDIAGRKITIPEAKVAFEKGFAEGLSIDLEPYVLTEQQLLEVKAIAESKYESDEWNFMR; encoded by the coding sequence ATGACTAAAGAAAAATGGGGTTTTATAGATTCTGGAAATTGTTCACCGGCTTTTAATATGGCGATGGACGAAGCGCTTTTAAATTGGCAAAGCAAAGGGGAAATTCCGCCAATCATACGCTTTTATGGTTGGGATCCAGCGACATTGTCGATTGGTTATTTTCAAAAGGCAGAAGCGGAAATCGATATGGAAGAGGTCAAAAGGCAAGGCCTCGGTTTTGTTCGCAGACCAACAGGAGGGCGAGCGGTGCTGCACGAGCATGAATTGACTTATAGCGTAATCGTTCCAGAATCCTATCCGGGAATGCCAACTACCGTTACTGAAGCATATCGTGTCATATCTGAAGGAATATTAATGGGGTTCAGGAATCTTGGATTGGATGCTTATTTTGCTGTGCCTCGAACCGAGCAGGAAAAAGCGGCTTTAAAAGCGCCCAAGTCTTCCGTCTGCTTTGATGCTCCAAGCTGGTATGAACTGGTCGTTGAGGGCAGGAAGGTCGCTGGCAGCGCACAAACCAGGCAAAAGGGCGTCATCCTTCAACACGGGGCCATTTTGCTTGAACTTGATGATGAAAAGCTCTTTAGCGTATTTAAATTTTCAAATGACAGGGTTAAAGAGAGAATGCAAAAAAACTTAAAAAACAAAGCTGTAGCCATGAATGACATTGCCGGAAGAAAGATTACCATCCCCGAAGCGAAAGTTGCTTTTGAAAAAGGTTTTGCCGAAGGACTATCGATCGATCTAGAACCATACGTCCTCACTGAACAACAATTGCTGGAAGTGAAGGCCATTGCAGAAAGCAAATATGAAAGCGATGAATGGAATTTCATGAGATAG